One window from the genome of Actinoplanes teichomyceticus ATCC 31121 encodes:
- a CDS encoding MDR family NADP-dependent oxidoreductase, with product MPSTPRTHREVRLAAVPDGLPRPEHFTVVQAPVPQPGPGEVLVRNRAFLVFAALLRTMIGAAAAGLPGPRPGDPLPGPAIGEVITAPEAGGLRPGDLVRHDFGWREYATVPAGMCSPLGDTLPDPVAHLSQGWTAYAALTRAAEVRPGDTVLVTGAAGAVGSLAGQTARLLGAGRVIGTTGSAAKAYRLTTELGYDAAVVRGPEPVTRQLAHSAPEGIDVLLDTVGGEQLRAAVEVARPHARFALVGALSAQLAAEGRGISAPVELDLAPIVVKRISLRGLNAADHPDALDEWTQRFGGWLRAGDIRFPHVRLPGIDQAPEAFRQVAEGRHVGAVIVEL from the coding sequence GTGCCCTCGACCCCTCGAACGCACCGTGAAGTCCGGCTCGCCGCCGTCCCGGACGGCCTGCCCCGCCCCGAGCACTTCACCGTCGTGCAAGCCCCGGTCCCGCAGCCCGGCCCCGGCGAGGTCCTCGTCCGCAACCGGGCCTTCCTGGTCTTCGCCGCCCTGCTGCGCACCATGATCGGGGCGGCCGCCGCGGGACTGCCCGGCCCCCGGCCCGGTGACCCGCTGCCCGGACCGGCCATCGGCGAGGTGATCACCGCCCCCGAGGCCGGTGGGCTGCGTCCCGGCGACCTGGTCCGGCACGACTTCGGCTGGCGCGAGTACGCGACGGTGCCCGCCGGCATGTGCAGCCCGCTCGGCGACACCCTCCCGGACCCCGTCGCGCACCTGTCGCAGGGCTGGACGGCGTACGCGGCACTGACCCGAGCGGCCGAGGTGCGCCCCGGCGACACCGTTCTGGTCACCGGCGCGGCCGGCGCGGTCGGGTCACTCGCCGGTCAGACCGCCCGGCTCCTGGGCGCCGGGCGGGTGATCGGCACCACCGGGTCGGCCGCGAAAGCGTACCGGCTGACCACCGAGCTGGGGTACGACGCCGCCGTCGTGCGCGGCCCGGAACCGGTCACCCGGCAACTGGCCCACAGCGCGCCCGAGGGCATCGACGTGCTGCTCGACACGGTCGGCGGTGAACAGCTGCGAGCGGCCGTGGAGGTGGCCCGGCCGCACGCCCGGTTCGCCCTCGTCGGGGCGCTCTCCGCGCAGCTGGCCGCCGAAGGTCGGGGGATCAGCGCCCCGGTGGAGCTGGACCTGGCGCCGATCGTCGTCAAGCGGATCAGTCTGCGCGGCCTCAACGCCGCCGACCATCCGGACGCCCTCGACGAGTGGACGCAGCGGTTCGGCGGCTGGCTGCGGGCCGGTGACATCCGCTTCCCGCACGTACGCCTGCCCGGAATTGACCAGGCCCCCGAGGCGTTCCGGCAGGTCGCCGAGGGGCGGCATGTCGGAGCCGTCATCGTCGAGCTCTAG
- a CDS encoding DUF3027 domain-containing protein: protein MGSRCGACGSVGNNGRVTSRTTSRAVRLDQVCADAVGVARGAITDVDPADIGEHLDVVAEGDRVVTHFFESHLAGYRGWRWAVTVTRVPRSRHVTICETVLLPGPDALLAPGWVPWNERVQPGDLGVGDLMPTAPDDDRLAPGYVLSDDAAVEEVSWELGLGRSRVMSKDGRMETAQRWYDGDAGPEAPISTAAPRNARCGTCGFYLPLAGSLRQMFGVCGNLYAPDDGRAVSADHGCGAHSEALLATAEQPVEELPTVYDDSEVETMAVSRGHGSVESGEPAEDYGHS, encoded by the coding sequence CTGGGGAGTCGTTGCGGCGCGTGCGGTTCGGTAGGCAACAATGGGCGGGTGACCTCCAGGACCACCTCTCGCGCCGTCCGACTCGACCAGGTCTGTGCCGATGCTGTCGGAGTGGCCCGGGGTGCGATCACCGATGTGGACCCCGCTGACATCGGTGAGCACCTCGACGTCGTTGCCGAGGGCGACCGGGTGGTGACGCACTTCTTCGAGTCGCACCTGGCCGGCTACCGCGGCTGGCGCTGGGCGGTGACGGTGACCCGGGTGCCGCGCAGCCGGCATGTCACGATCTGCGAGACGGTCCTGCTGCCCGGTCCGGACGCGCTGCTCGCCCCCGGCTGGGTGCCGTGGAACGAGCGGGTCCAGCCCGGCGACCTGGGGGTCGGCGACCTGATGCCGACCGCGCCGGACGACGACCGGCTCGCCCCGGGCTACGTGCTCAGCGACGACGCCGCGGTCGAGGAGGTGTCCTGGGAGCTCGGCCTGGGCCGGTCCCGGGTGATGTCCAAGGACGGCCGGATGGAGACCGCCCAGCGGTGGTATGACGGCGACGCCGGCCCGGAGGCGCCGATCTCGACCGCCGCGCCGCGCAACGCGCGCTGTGGCACCTGCGGCTTCTACCTGCCGCTGGCCGGGTCGCTGCGGCAGATGTTCGGCGTCTGCGGGAATCTGTACGCACCGGACGACGGCCGTGCGGTGAGCGCCGACCACGGCTGCGGGGCGCACTCGGAGGCGCTGCTGGCCACCGCCGAGCAGCCGGTCGAGGAGCTGCCCACGGTGTATGACGACAGCGAGGTGGAGACCATGGCGGTCAGCCGTGGCCACGGCTCGGTGGAGTCCGGCGAGCCGGCCGAGGACTACGGCCACAGCTAG
- the serC gene encoding phosphoserine transaminase produces the protein MADIRIPDTIKPVDGRFGSGPSKVRPEGVEALSVVSRTFMGTSHRQRTVRDQVARLRRGLAEFFSMPDGYEVVLANGGTSAFWEVATFGLVRDRAQFAEFGEFGAKFVKAVTDAPFLAEPTVHRAPGGQAAYLTAEAGVDVYASVHNETSTGVAVPVRRVPGADPGALLLTDATSGGGSLDVDLRETDVYYLAPQKALGSDGGIWLALMSPAAIERAFEIKASKRYIPQFLDLVTAIEQSRLEQTYNTPALATVFLAAEQLDWMNAQGGLAWAVKRSAESAAAIYGWADRSPYAEPFVTDPALRSAAVATIDFADGVDAATIATVLRANDIVDTEPYRKLGRNQLRVALYPTVDPTDVTALTACIDYVVERL, from the coding sequence GTGGCTGACATCCGGATCCCTGACACCATCAAACCCGTGGACGGCCGCTTCGGCTCCGGGCCGAGCAAGGTCCGGCCGGAGGGTGTCGAGGCCCTGTCCGTGGTCTCCCGGACCTTCATGGGCACGTCGCACCGGCAGCGGACGGTGCGCGACCAGGTGGCCCGGCTGCGCCGCGGGCTGGCCGAGTTCTTCTCGATGCCGGACGGCTACGAGGTCGTCCTGGCCAACGGCGGCACCAGCGCGTTCTGGGAGGTCGCCACGTTCGGCCTGGTCCGCGACCGCGCGCAGTTCGCCGAGTTCGGCGAGTTCGGCGCCAAGTTCGTCAAGGCGGTCACCGACGCGCCGTTCCTGGCCGAGCCGACCGTGCACCGGGCGCCCGGTGGCCAGGCGGCCTACCTGACCGCCGAGGCCGGCGTGGACGTCTACGCCAGCGTGCACAACGAGACCTCGACCGGTGTCGCGGTGCCGGTCCGCCGGGTGCCGGGCGCCGACCCGGGCGCCCTGCTGCTCACCGACGCCACCTCGGGCGGCGGCAGCCTCGACGTCGACCTGCGCGAGACCGACGTCTACTACCTCGCCCCGCAGAAGGCGCTCGGCTCGGACGGCGGGATCTGGCTGGCCCTGATGTCGCCGGCCGCGATCGAGCGGGCCTTCGAGATCAAGGCGTCGAAGCGGTACATCCCGCAGTTCCTCGACCTGGTGACCGCCATCGAGCAGTCCCGGCTGGAGCAGACGTACAACACGCCGGCGCTGGCCACCGTCTTCCTCGCCGCCGAGCAGCTGGACTGGATGAACGCGCAGGGCGGTCTGGCCTGGGCGGTCAAGCGCAGCGCGGAGAGCGCGGCGGCGATCTACGGCTGGGCCGACCGGTCGCCGTACGCGGAGCCGTTCGTCACCGACCCGGCGCTGCGCTCGGCCGCGGTGGCCACCATCGACTTCGCCGACGGGGTGGACGCCGCGACGATCGCCACGGTGCTGCGCGCCAACGACATCGTGGACACCGAGCCGTACCGCAAGCTGGGCCGCAACCAGCTGCGCGTCGCGCTCTACCCGACCGTCGACCCGACCGACGTGACCGCCCTCACCGCCTGCATCGACTACGTGGTGGAGCGGCTCTGA
- a CDS encoding futalosine hydrolase, protein MSRHPILVVTAVPAEADALRAALDQEPGPAPGTGSDHPGSRRVATPPEPTASLVIEAVGVGPAAAAAGTARLLARRRYRAVISAGIAGGFPGRADVGGTVLAGRTIAADLGAESPDGFLPVEELGFGSSILATDPALLEALRAALPHAAVGDILTLSTVTGTEETAARLAARFPRAVAEAMEGYGVAVAAADAGVPFAELRSISNPVGPRDRATWRLADAFAALRAAAPALHTLP, encoded by the coding sequence GTGAGCCGGCACCCGATCCTGGTGGTGACCGCCGTCCCCGCCGAGGCCGACGCGCTTCGTGCCGCCCTCGATCAGGAGCCGGGCCCCGCGCCGGGCACCGGCTCGGACCACCCCGGATCGAGACGGGTCGCCACGCCACCGGAACCCACGGCCAGCCTCGTGATCGAGGCGGTGGGGGTGGGACCGGCGGCCGCCGCCGCGGGAACAGCACGCCTGCTCGCCCGCCGCCGGTACCGTGCCGTGATCAGCGCCGGCATCGCCGGTGGCTTCCCCGGCCGCGCCGACGTGGGCGGCACCGTGCTCGCCGGCCGTACGATCGCCGCCGACCTGGGCGCCGAGTCGCCCGACGGGTTCCTCCCGGTCGAGGAGCTGGGCTTCGGCAGCAGCATCCTGGCGACCGACCCGGCCCTGCTGGAGGCCCTGCGCGCGGCCCTGCCGCACGCGGCCGTCGGCGACATCCTCACGCTCAGCACGGTGACCGGCACCGAGGAGACCGCCGCTCGCCTGGCCGCCCGTTTCCCCCGGGCCGTCGCGGAGGCGATGGAGGGCTACGGCGTGGCGGTCGCCGCCGCCGACGCCGGTGTCCCGTTCGCCGAGCTGCGCAGCATCTCCAACCCGGTCGGCCCCCGGGACCGCGCCACCTGGCGCCTGGCCGACGCTTTCGCGGCCCTGCGGGCCGCCGCCCCCGCCCTGCACACCCTGCCCTGA
- the thpR gene encoding RNA 2',3'-cyclic phosphodiesterase, with protein MAVFPPSTAREDLRRRLPPGAHLTRPEKWHVTLAFLGEVDDHRTPEVVDALATVSGPPPFRLRLDGGGRFGSVMWVGLAGALTALDELREAIRAALDGAGFPIDRRPFRPHLTISYRMDRRLLRALEGYAGMDWPVSGFALMESEHGHYRTVQEWPLPAAD; from the coding sequence GTGGCCGTCTTCCCACCGTCGACGGCCCGCGAGGACCTGCGCCGCCGGCTGCCGCCCGGCGCGCACCTCACCCGTCCCGAGAAATGGCACGTCACGCTGGCCTTCCTCGGCGAGGTCGACGATCACCGTACGCCCGAGGTCGTCGATGCCCTGGCCACCGTGTCCGGGCCGCCGCCCTTCCGGCTCCGGCTCGACGGAGGTGGCCGGTTCGGATCAGTCATGTGGGTGGGGTTGGCCGGTGCGCTCACGGCGCTCGACGAGCTGCGCGAGGCGATCCGGGCGGCGTTGGACGGCGCCGGCTTCCCGATCGATCGGCGGCCGTTCCGGCCGCATCTGACCATCTCCTACCGGATGGACCGCAGGCTGCTGCGGGCGCTCGAGGGGTACGCCGGGATGGACTGGCCGGTGTCCGGTTTCGCCCTGATGGAAAGCGAGCACGGCCACTATCGGACCGTCCAGGAGTGGCCGCTGCCCGCGGCGGACTGA
- a CDS encoding DUF2530 domain-containing protein produces the protein MVPFALAGIAAFAVASIVCWLAGAPEDWLHTSVAGLLLGAPGLTTMIVHDRHRRRRRALSHPEFRVEGA, from the coding sequence ATGGTTCCGTTCGCGCTCGCCGGCATCGCCGCGTTCGCCGTGGCCTCGATCGTCTGCTGGCTGGCCGGCGCGCCGGAGGACTGGCTCCACACCAGCGTGGCCGGGCTGCTGCTGGGCGCCCCCGGCCTGACCACGATGATCGTGCACGACCGGCACCGGAGGCGGCGCCGGGCGCTGTCGCACCCGGAGTTCCGCGTCGAAGGAGCCTAG
- a CDS encoding MFS transporter, translated as MSAGARARLIGAGYAAQGLGYAAVVTALPAFKERQDLSDAFVSAILLLVCVAAAGGSVVADRVAGRRGSRYALATGLFLVGAGLAGTTVSAPNAVFVTVLLLYGVGLGAVDASLSMQGVLVQARLRRSVMSRLFAAYTAAAIAAALLMSGSVAGGGGASVAVGAAAGFAVLVGLAGWRRFEPGRTERSRVAHDSGGRVVRRVVRVCGLLVFTAFLVDSAVSTWSSVYLADSLSAAASVAPLGYAAYQAAVLVSRLIADHLVPRAGRLAMALGALAVCAAGCGLVVLLPSVGAAVTGFAIAGFGVGVLVPLAFSAAGEAAARSSDEVIARVNLFNYGGALLGAVLLGALSEPVGLRVAFLIPVAGVILAVPAARALRHLAVQEPAHPA; from the coding sequence ATGAGCGCCGGGGCTCGGGCCCGCCTGATCGGCGCCGGCTACGCCGCTCAGGGGCTCGGGTACGCGGCCGTCGTCACCGCCCTGCCCGCCTTCAAGGAGCGGCAGGACCTCAGCGACGCCTTCGTGTCGGCGATCCTGCTGCTGGTCTGTGTGGCCGCGGCCGGCGGCTCGGTGGTGGCCGACCGGGTCGCCGGCCGCCGGGGCAGCCGGTACGCGCTGGCCACCGGTCTGTTCCTGGTCGGCGCGGGGCTGGCCGGGACGACCGTGAGCGCCCCGAACGCCGTCTTCGTGACCGTGCTGCTGCTCTACGGCGTCGGCCTGGGCGCCGTCGACGCCTCGCTGAGCATGCAGGGCGTGCTGGTCCAGGCGCGCCTGCGCCGCAGCGTGATGAGCCGCCTGTTCGCCGCGTACACCGCGGCCGCCATCGCCGCGGCCCTGCTCATGTCGGGATCGGTGGCCGGCGGTGGTGGGGCGTCGGTCGCGGTGGGCGCGGCGGCCGGGTTCGCGGTGCTGGTCGGGCTGGCCGGGTGGCGGCGGTTCGAGCCGGGCCGTACCGAGCGTTCCCGGGTGGCGCACGACAGCGGTGGCCGCGTGGTGCGACGGGTGGTCCGGGTCTGCGGCCTGCTGGTCTTCACCGCGTTCCTGGTCGATTCGGCGGTGAGCACTTGGAGCTCGGTCTACCTGGCGGATTCGCTGTCCGCCGCGGCCTCGGTCGCGCCGCTGGGATACGCCGCCTACCAGGCGGCCGTGCTGGTCAGCCGCCTGATCGCGGACCACCTGGTACCCCGCGCCGGTCGGCTGGCGATGGCGCTGGGCGCGCTCGCGGTGTGCGCGGCCGGCTGCGGGCTGGTCGTGCTGCTGCCGTCGGTGGGCGCGGCGGTGACCGGGTTCGCGATTGCCGGGTTCGGCGTGGGGGTGCTCGTCCCGTTGGCGTTCAGCGCGGCCGGTGAGGCGGCGGCGCGAAGCAGCGACGAGGTGATCGCCCGGGTGAACCTGTTCAACTATGGCGGGGCGCTGCTGGGCGCGGTCCTGCTCGGCGCGCTGTCCGAACCGGTCGGCCTGCGTGTCGCGTTCCTCATCCCGGTGGCCGGCGTGATCCTGGCCGTTCCGGCGGCCCGCGCCCTGCGCCACCTCGCCGTCCAGGAGCCGGCCCACCCCGCCTGA
- the sepH gene encoding septation protein SepH has protein sequence MRPVRFVALSEDGQALVLADEVGRLLALPLDDRVTGVLTEGPAAPGTAVAVIAPDTASSLSPRDIQARIRSGESAEDVARIAGVPVDRVLRYAGPVLQERAMLAQHARRTRLKTSDSGQPLAEVVDSRLAQHGIDTEKISWDAFRRDDGTWRIVATWPSGKATAQAIWDLDKGRQVVSPHDDMAQYLCAERPTQILGQEPAPERGGHGLPGPARGGEPSRGGHGLPAADSPARPTRDPIRAGRDALLASLDRPLEGSSGRGLEPVSPAARRPVAGGAAALLGGGSGSAFDDDADLPKEVPAVPSLAVLRPRRTVGQTAQASSETEESKPRKRLPSWDDVLFGGGPAARESS, from the coding sequence ATGCGGCCGGTACGCTTCGTCGCCCTCTCCGAGGACGGACAGGCCCTCGTGCTCGCCGACGAGGTGGGCCGCCTGCTGGCGCTCCCCCTCGACGACCGGGTGACCGGGGTGCTCACCGAGGGCCCCGCGGCCCCGGGCACCGCGGTCGCGGTGATCGCGCCGGACACCGCCTCCTCCCTGTCCCCGCGCGACATCCAGGCGCGGATCCGCTCCGGTGAGTCCGCCGAGGACGTCGCGCGCATCGCCGGCGTCCCGGTCGACCGGGTGCTGCGCTACGCCGGTCCGGTGCTGCAGGAGCGCGCCATGCTGGCCCAGCACGCGCGCCGCACCCGGCTGAAGACGTCCGATTCCGGTCAGCCACTGGCCGAGGTGGTGGACAGCCGCCTGGCGCAGCACGGCATCGACACCGAGAAGATCTCCTGGGACGCGTTCCGGCGCGACGACGGCACCTGGCGGATCGTCGCCACGTGGCCGTCCGGCAAGGCCACCGCGCAGGCCATCTGGGACCTGGACAAGGGCCGCCAGGTGGTCTCCCCGCACGACGACATGGCGCAGTACCTGTGCGCCGAGCGCCCCACCCAGATCCTCGGTCAGGAGCCGGCCCCGGAGCGCGGCGGCCACGGCCTGCCCGGCCCGGCCCGCGGCGGCGAGCCGTCCCGCGGCGGTCACGGCCTGCCCGCGGCGGACTCCCCGGCGCGGCCCACCCGCGACCCGATCCGGGCCGGCCGCGACGCCCTGCTGGCCTCGCTCGACCGGCCGCTGGAGGGCTCGTCCGGCCGCGGCCTGGAGCCGGTCTCCCCGGCCGCCCGCCGCCCGGTCGCCGGGGGCGCCGCGGCGCTGCTCGGCGGCGGTTCCGGTTCGGCCTTCGACGACGACGCGGACCTGCCCAAGGAGGTTCCGGCGGTGCCGTCGCTGGCGGTGCTGCGCCCGCGCCGCACGGTCGGCCAGACCGCGCAGGCGAGCAGCGAAACCGAGGAGAGCAAGCCCCGCAAGCGGCTCCCGAGCTGGGATGACGTGCTCTTCGGCGGTGGCCCGGCGGCCCGGGAGTCCTCCTGA
- a CDS encoding MarR family winged helix-turn-helix transcriptional regulator, producing MTERVMTTERTAESLAKTLREAIIRFGRRVRQARPVGDLTFSQLSALTSLQLAGALTPRELADMERVQPPTMTKIVGKLEERGLVARTPHPTDGRQVILAATDEGRAVYALHERARNEWLAVQLERLTPEERDTLARAAEILQRVARG from the coding sequence GTGACGGAGCGGGTGATGACGACGGAGCGCACAGCGGAATCGCTGGCCAAGACGCTGCGAGAAGCGATCATCCGGTTCGGCCGGCGCGTCCGGCAGGCCCGCCCGGTCGGCGATCTGACGTTCAGTCAGCTCTCCGCGCTCACCAGCCTCCAGCTGGCCGGCGCGCTGACTCCGCGTGAGCTCGCCGACATGGAACGGGTGCAACCCCCGACGATGACGAAGATCGTCGGGAAGCTGGAGGAGCGCGGGCTGGTGGCACGTACGCCGCACCCCACCGACGGGCGCCAGGTGATCCTGGCCGCCACCGACGAGGGGCGGGCGGTCTACGCGCTGCACGAGCGGGCCCGTAACGAGTGGCTGGCCGTGCAACTGGAGCGGCTCACCCCGGAGGAACGCGACACCCTGGCCCGCGCGGCGGAGATCCTGCAGCGCGTCGCCCGCGGCTGA
- a CDS encoding NCS2 family permease produces the protein MSARGSTLSREIRGGFVTFFTMAYIVVLNPLILAGGADQKGAHLPLAALAAGTALVAGVMTILMGVVARFPLALAAGLGVNALVAYEIAPQMTWADAMGLVVIEGVLIALLVLTGLRTAVFKAVPTQLKTAIGVGIGLFLMIIGLVDSGFVRRVPDAANTTVPVELGLGGKLLTWPTLVFAIGLLLTLVLFVRKVKGAILIGILGTTVLAIVVEAVAGVGSVVTNPHGWSLNVPTMPEKVVSAPDLSLLGHFNVLGSWQHAGWLVALMFVFTLLVADFFDTMGTMVAVGQEGEMLDAEGMPPKTREILLVDSIAAAAGGAASVSSNTSFVESASGVGEGARTGAANLVTGALFLLAMFFAPLVQVVPFEAASTALVVVGFLMMTAVRQIDWSDWTIAVPAFLTVTLMPFTYSISNGIGAGIISYVVLKATTGRAREIHPILYGVAVLFMLYFARGPLESWIL, from the coding sequence ATATCTGCTCGGGGCTCAACGCTGAGCCGTGAGATCCGTGGCGGCTTCGTCACGTTCTTCACGATGGCCTACATCGTCGTGCTCAACCCGCTGATCCTGGCCGGTGGGGCGGACCAGAAGGGCGCGCATCTGCCCCTGGCCGCGCTCGCCGCCGGTACCGCGCTGGTGGCCGGCGTGATGACCATCCTGATGGGCGTGGTGGCCCGCTTCCCGCTCGCCCTGGCCGCCGGTCTGGGCGTGAACGCGCTGGTGGCGTACGAGATCGCGCCCCAGATGACCTGGGCCGACGCGATGGGCCTGGTGGTGATCGAGGGCGTGCTGATCGCGCTCCTGGTGCTCACCGGTCTGCGTACCGCGGTCTTCAAGGCGGTGCCGACCCAGCTCAAGACCGCGATCGGGGTGGGCATCGGCCTGTTCCTGATGATCATCGGGCTGGTCGACTCCGGTTTCGTACGCCGGGTGCCGGATGCCGCGAACACCACCGTCCCGGTCGAGCTCGGCCTCGGCGGCAAGCTGCTCACCTGGCCGACCCTGGTCTTCGCGATCGGCCTGCTGCTGACCCTCGTGCTGTTCGTGCGCAAGGTGAAGGGCGCCATCCTGATCGGCATCCTCGGCACCACGGTGCTGGCGATCGTGGTGGAGGCGGTCGCCGGGGTGGGCTCGGTGGTCACCAATCCGCACGGCTGGTCGCTGAACGTCCCGACGATGCCCGAGAAGGTCGTCAGCGCGCCGGACCTGTCCCTGCTCGGACACTTCAACGTGCTCGGCTCGTGGCAGCACGCCGGCTGGCTGGTCGCGCTGATGTTCGTCTTCACGCTGCTGGTGGCGGACTTCTTCGACACCATGGGCACGATGGTGGCGGTGGGCCAGGAGGGCGAGATGCTCGACGCCGAGGGTATGCCGCCGAAGACCAGGGAGATCCTGCTGGTCGACTCGATCGCGGCGGCCGCCGGCGGCGCGGCCAGCGTCTCCAGCAACACGTCGTTCGTGGAGAGCGCCTCCGGCGTCGGCGAGGGCGCCCGCACCGGTGCGGCGAACCTGGTCACCGGCGCCCTGTTCCTGCTCGCCATGTTCTTCGCGCCGCTGGTGCAGGTGGTGCCGTTCGAGGCGGCGTCGACCGCGCTGGTGGTGGTCGGTTTCCTGATGATGACCGCGGTCCGGCAGATCGACTGGTCGGACTGGACCATCGCGGTGCCGGCGTTCCTGACCGTCACGCTGATGCCGTTCACCTACTCGATCTCGAACGGCATCGGCGCCGGGATCATCTCGTACGTGGTGCTGAAGGCCACGACCGGCCGGGCCCGGGAGATCCACCCCATCCTGTACGGGGTCGCCGTCCTCTTCATGTTGTACTTCGCCCGGGGCCCGCTGGAGTCCTGGATCCTCTGA
- a CDS encoding MFS transporter, with amino-acid sequence MRAVLDTTFRSLRVRNYRLFAGGQLIKLIGVWMMFTAQDWLVLELSDDSPGALGVVTALQFVPVMLLTLYSGRLADRYDKRKLLIVANAVFAVTAIAFAVLVAAGVVQLWHVFLFALLLGIANAVETPVRQAFVSELVELPLLPNALALSAATFNSARIGGPALAGVLLSVLSTRGVFLIATVLAVAPVFTYLRMNTAELYGIERKDRGEARVLDGLRYVGRRADLLLPICLMAAIGMIGFNFPVTLAALAKINFHAGASSFGLLTTALAVGALGGALAGSGRRTRPGAYRVIGAALAFGVLEFAVGFAPNFVVAMLLLVPTGFFSIYLAQAANHRVQMGVDADYRGRVMALYVLVFLGTTPIGATLAGWWGEHFGVPSSIWMGGLISFVASAAALAWQLRSSGDRLELRMRPHPRIRLVAAARTEPEAETPRSGVRGAGPEAETPRSAARAAGTGRAGRAEATPARGRVEPPAPTREPVARV; translated from the coding sequence ATGCGGGCAGTGCTGGACACCACCTTCCGATCCCTGCGAGTCCGCAACTACCGTCTCTTCGCCGGTGGCCAGCTGATCAAGCTGATCGGCGTGTGGATGATGTTCACCGCCCAGGACTGGCTGGTGCTGGAGCTGTCGGACGACTCGCCCGGCGCGCTCGGGGTGGTCACCGCCCTGCAGTTCGTCCCGGTGATGCTGCTGACCCTCTACAGCGGGCGGCTGGCCGACCGGTACGACAAGCGCAAACTCCTGATCGTGGCGAACGCCGTGTTCGCGGTCACCGCCATCGCCTTCGCGGTGCTCGTGGCCGCCGGCGTCGTCCAGCTCTGGCACGTCTTCCTGTTCGCCCTCCTGCTGGGCATCGCGAACGCGGTGGAGACCCCGGTCCGGCAGGCCTTCGTCTCCGAGCTGGTGGAGCTGCCCCTGCTGCCGAACGCGCTGGCGCTCTCCGCGGCCACCTTCAACTCCGCCCGGATCGGCGGGCCGGCGCTGGCCGGCGTGCTGCTGTCGGTGCTCTCCACCCGCGGCGTGTTCCTGATCGCCACCGTGCTGGCCGTCGCCCCGGTCTTCACCTACCTGCGGATGAACACCGCCGAGCTGTACGGCATCGAGCGCAAGGATCGCGGCGAGGCCCGGGTGCTGGACGGGCTCCGGTACGTCGGCAGGCGCGCCGACCTGCTGCTGCCGATCTGCCTGATGGCCGCGATCGGCATGATCGGGTTCAACTTCCCGGTCACCCTGGCCGCCCTCGCGAAGATCAATTTTCACGCCGGCGCCTCGTCGTTCGGCCTGCTCACCACGGCGCTCGCGGTCGGTGCGCTGGGCGGGGCGCTGGCCGGCAGCGGGCGGCGTACCCGGCCCGGCGCGTACCGGGTGATCGGCGCGGCGCTGGCCTTCGGGGTGCTGGAGTTCGCGGTCGGGTTCGCGCCCAACTTCGTGGTCGCCATGCTGCTGCTGGTGCCGACCGGCTTCTTCTCGATCTACCTGGCGCAGGCGGCGAACCACCGCGTGCAGATGGGTGTGGACGCGGATTACCGCGGGCGGGTGATGGCGCTGTACGTGCTGGTCTTCCTCGGCACCACGCCGATCGGAGCCACCCTGGCCGGGTGGTGGGGTGAGCACTTCGGGGTGCCGTCGAGCATCTGGATGGGCGGCCTGATCTCCTTCGTCGCCTCGGCGGCGGCGCTGGCCTGGCAGCTGCGCAGCAGCGGTGACCGGCTGGAGTTGCGGATGCGGCCGCACCCGCGGATCCGCCTGGTGGCGGCGGCCCGGACCGAGCCGGAAGCGGAGACGCCCCGGTCGGGGGTCCGGGGGGCCGGGCCGGAGGCGGAGACGCCTCGATCGGCGGCCCGGGCGGCCGGGACGGGGCGGGCCGGGAGGGCGGAGGCGACGCCGGCCCGGGGGCGCGTCGAGCCGCCGGCCCCGACCCGCGAGCCGGTGGCCAGAGTCTGA
- a CDS encoding MerR family transcriptional regulator, which translates to MRIGDAAAAAGTTPRALRFYEQRGLLPPPIRTRTGQRTYGPAEVARVRIIRELLSLGLTVDDIATLTDRLHLLDGDTLPTHTLPAHVRLPEAAATFGRRLQVIDEQIARLVQLRQLLAACHAELTDVPAGEPTTPAPGAEPPGPAVPGDDPRRPAPDRPGARGLGPAPGR; encoded by the coding sequence ATGCGGATCGGCGACGCGGCGGCAGCGGCCGGAACCACGCCACGGGCACTGCGCTTCTACGAGCAGCGCGGCCTGCTCCCGCCCCCGATCCGCACCCGCACCGGGCAGCGGACGTACGGCCCGGCCGAGGTCGCCCGCGTGCGGATCATCCGGGAGCTGCTGTCGCTCGGCCTCACCGTCGACGACATCGCCACGCTCACCGACCGCCTCCACCTGCTCGACGGTGACACGCTGCCGACGCACACCCTCCCGGCGCACGTCCGGCTGCCCGAGGCGGCCGCGACCTTCGGTCGCCGGCTCCAGGTGATCGATGAACAGATCGCCCGGCTGGTCCAGCTCCGCCAGTTGCTGGCGGCCTGTCACGCCGAGCTGACGGACGTGCCCGCCGGCGAGCCGACCACCCCGGCGCCGGGAGCCGAACCGCCCGGCCCGGCCGTCCCGGGCGACGACCCGCGTCGACCGGCTCCGGACCGGCCGGGCGCGCGGGGGCTCGGGCCGGCTCCGGGCCGATGA